From Mus musculus strain C57BL/6J chromosome 17, GRCm38.p6 C57BL/6J, the proteins below share one genomic window:
- the Zfp820 gene encoding zinc finger protein 820, with the protein MNASLLNVPQGQLTFKDVAVDFSQEEWECLDCAQRALYMDVMLENYNNLFFVETHGMCPKYKNILDQDLQHIVHEHVNIQVKSYKCHELGKIIHESTQSTPYKTNLRATSVESSNLSRHETENNREPCKSKSPVNCLNLFSTISLTQGIHRRKKEYYGTELVKVFDSKQKLKLKQTNNREKPYKCSECDKCFTKKCKLRQHQRIHTGEKPYKCSECDKCFTQKDRLIIHQRVHTGEKPYKCSECDKGFTSKSRLNIHQRVHTGEKSYKCSECDKSFSQQGNLSIHLRIHTGEKPYKCSECDKCFTYKSGLRSHQIIHTGEKAYKCSECGKCFTHKGDLRRHQSIHMGEKPYKCSECDKGFTQKCRLIIHQIIHTGKKGYKCSECDKCFILKSDLSIHQRIHTGEKPYECSECGKGFTSKSRLNIHQRVHTGEKSYKCSECDKSFTQQGNLRIHLRIHTGEKPYKCSECDKCFTYKSGLRSHQIIHTGEKAYKCSECGKCFTHKGDLRRHQSVHMGEKPYKCSECDKGFTQKMPSYHSSDNSYRKERLQM; encoded by the exons ATGAATGCTTCTCTCCTAAATGTTCCTCAG GGTCAGTTAACATTCAAGGATGTGGCAGTGGACTTCTCACAGGAGGAATGGGAATGTCTTGATTGTGCTCAGAGGGCACTGTACATGGATGTGATGTTGGAGAATTACAATAATCTGTTTTTTGTGG agacccATGGGATGTGTCCTAAATATAAGAACATCTTGGATCAAGACCTTCAGCATATTGTCCATGAGCATGTGAATATCCAAGTGAAATCTTATAAATGTCATGAGCTTGGCAAAATCATTCATGAATCCACCCAAAGTACACCTTATAAAACTAACCTCAGGGCTACATCTGTTGAATCATCAAACCTAAGCagacatgaaactgaaaacaacagaGAACCTTGCAAATCTAAAAGCCCTGTTAACTGTTTAAATTTGTTCTCTACCATTAGTTTAACTCAGGGAatccacagaagaaaaaaagaatactatGGTACAGAGCTTGTTAAGGTTTTTGACTCTAAACAAAAACTCAAGCTGAAGCAAACCAATAATAGagaaaaaccttacaaatgtagtgaatgtgacaaatgtttCACCAAGAAATGCAAGCTTAGAcaacatcagagaattcatacaggagagaaaccttacaaatgtagtgaatgtgacaaatgctttacccaaaaAGACAGACTTATTATTCATCAGAgagttcatacaggagagaaaccttacaaatgtagtgaatgtgacaaaggCTTTACCAGCAAAAGCCGTCTTAATATTCATCAGAgagttcatacaggagagaaatcatacaaatgcagtgaatgtgacaaatcttTTTCTCAGCAAGGCAATCTTAGTATTCATCTgcgaattcatacaggagaaaaaccttacaaatgtagtgaatgtgacaaatgctttacctacAAAAGTGGCCTTAGAAGTCATCAGATtatccacacaggagagaaagcttacaaatgtagtgaatgtggcaaatgctttacccacaaAGGTGATCTTAGAAGACATCAGAGCATTCATATGGGagaaaaaccttacaaatgtagtgaatgtgacaaaggCTTTACTCAAAAATGCCGTCTTATCATTCATCAGATAATTCATACAGGAAAGAAAggttacaaatgtagtgaatgtgacaaatgctttattCTCAAAAGTgatcttagtattcatcagagaattcatacaggagagaaaccttacgaATGTAGTGAATGTGGCAAAGGCTTTACCAGCAAAAGCCGTCTTAATATTCATCAGAgagttcatacaggagagaaatcatacaaatgcagtgaatgtgacaaatcttTTACTCAGCAAGGCAATCTTAGAATTCATCTgcgaattcatacaggagaaaaaccttacaaatgtagtgaatgtgacaaatgctttacctacAAAAGTGGCCTTAGAAGTCATCAGATtatccacacaggagagaaagcttacaaatgtagtgaatgtggcaaatgctttacccacaaAGGTGATCTTAGAAGACATCAGAGCGTTCATATGGGagaaaaaccttacaaatgtagtgaatgtgacaaaggCTTTACTCAAAAAATGCCGTCTTATCATTCATCAGATAATTCATACAGGAAAGAAAggttacaaatgtag